From Macaca mulatta isolate MMU2019108-1 chromosome 1, T2T-MMU8v2.0, whole genome shotgun sequence, the proteins below share one genomic window:
- the GJA4 gene encoding gap junction alpha-4 protein, whose translation MGDWGFLEKLLDQVQEHSTVVGKIWLTVLFIFRILILGLAGESVWGDEQSDFECNTAQPGCTNVCYDQAFPISHIRYWVLQFLFVSTPTLVYLGHVIYLSRREERLRQKEGELRALPAKDPQVERALAAVERQMAKISVAEDGRLRIRGALMGTYVASVLCKSVLEAGFLYGQWRLYGWTMEPVFVCQRAPCPYLVDCFVSRPTEKTIFIIFMLVVGLISLVLNLLELVHLLCRCLSRGMRARQGQDAPPTQGTSSDPYTDQVFFYLPMGQGPSSPPCPTYNGLSSSEQNWANLTTEERLASSRPPLFLDPPPQNDRKSPSRPSSSASKKQYV comes from the coding sequence ATGGGTGACTGGGGCTTCCTGGAGAAGCTGCTGGACCAGGTCCAGGAGCACTCGACCGTGGTGGGCAAGATCTGGCTGACGGTGCTCTTCATCTTCCGCATCCTCATCCTGGGCCTAGCCGGCGAGTCAGTGTGGGGTGACGAGCAGTCAGATTTCGAGTGTAACACGGCCCAGCCAGGCTGCACCAACGTCTGCTATGACCAGGCCTTCCCCATCTCCCACATCCGCTACTGGGTGCTGCAGTTCCTCTTCGTCAGCACGCCCACCCTGGTCTACCTGGGCCATGTCATTTACCTGTCTCGGCGAGAAGAGCGGCTACGGCAGAAGGAGGGGGAGCTGCGGGCACTGCCAGCCAAGGACCCACAGGTGGAGCGGGCACTGGCGGCCGTAGAGCGTCAGATGGCCAAGATCTCGGTGGCGGAAGATGGTCGCCTGCGCATCCGCGGAGCGCTGATGGGCACCTATGTGGCCAGCGTGCTCTGCAAGAGCGTGCTAGAGGCAGGCTTCCTCTATGGCCAGTGGCGCCTGTACGGCTGGACCATGGAGCCCGTGTTTGTGTGCCAGCGAGCACCCTGCCCCTACCTCGTGGACTGCTTTGTCTCTCGCCCCACGGAGAAAACcatcttcatcatcttcatgttGGTGGTTGGACTCATCTCCCTGGTGCTTAACCTGCTGGAGTTGGTGCACCTGCTGTGTCGCTGCCTCAGCCGGGGAATGAGGGCACGGCAGGGCCAAGACGCACCCCCGACCCAGGGTACCTCCTCAGACCCTTACACGGACCAGGTCTTCTTCTACCTCCCCATGGGCCAGGGCCCCTCATCCCCGCCATGCCCCACCTACAATGGGCTCTCATCCAGCGAGCAGAACTGGGCCAACCTGACCACGGAGGAGAGGCTGGCTTCTTCCAGGCCCCCTCTCTTCCTGGACCCACCCCCTCAGAATGACCGAAAATCCCCCAGTCGCCCCAGCAGCTCTGCTTCTAAGAAGCAGTATGTATAG
- the GJB3 gene encoding gap junction beta-3 protein, with translation MDWKTLQALLSGVNKYSTAFGRIWLSVVFVFRVLVYVVAAERVWGDEQKDFDCNTKQPGCTNVCYDNYFPISNIRLWALQLIFVTCPSLLVILHVAYREERERRHRQKHGDQCTKLYDNTGKKHGGLWWTYLFSLIFKLIIEFLFLYLLHTLWHGFNMPRLVQCANVAPCPNIVDCYIARPTEKKIFTYFMVGASAICIVLTICELCYLICHRVLQGLHKDKPRGGRGRSSSTSRASTCRCHHKLVEAGELDPDPGNNKLQASAPNLTPI, from the coding sequence ATGGACTGGAAGACACTCCAAGCCCTACTGAGCGGCGTGAACAAGTACTCCACAGCGTTCGGGCGCATCTGGCTGTCAGTGGTGTTCGTCTTCCGGGTGCTGGTGTACGTGGTGGCTGCAGAGCGCGTGTGGGGGGACGAGCAGAAGGACTTTGACTGCAACACCAAGCAGCCCGGCTGCACCAACGTCTGCTACGACAACTACTTCCCCATCTCCAACATCCGCCTCTGGGCCCTGCAGCTCATCTTCGTCACGTGCCCCTCGCTGCTGGTCATCCTGCACGTGGCCTACCGTGAGGAGCGGGAGCGTCGGCACCGCCAGAAGCACGGGGACCAGTGCACCAAGCTGTACGACAACACAGGCAAGAAGCACGGAGGCCTGTGGTGGACCTACCTGTTCAGCCTCATCTTCAAGCTCATCATCGAGTTCCTCTTCCTCTACCTGCTGCACACTCTCTGGCATGGCTTCAACATGCCGCGCCTGGTGCAGTGCGCCAACGTGGCCCCCTGCCCCAATATCGTGGACTGCTACATCGCCCGACCCACCGAGAAGAAAATCTTCACCTACTTCATGGTGGGCGCCTCCGCCATCTGTATCGTACTCACCATCTGCGAGCTCTGCTACCTCATCTGCCACAGGGTCCTGCAAGGCCTGCACAAGGACAAGCCTCGAGGGGGCCGTGGCCGCTCATCCTCCACCAGCCGAGCTTCCACCTGCCGCTGCCACCACAAGCTGGTGGAGGCTGGGGAGCTGGATCCAGATCCAGGCAATAACAAGCTGCAGGCCTCAGCACCCAACCTGACCCCCATCTGA